Proteins from a genomic interval of Mesobacillus sp. S13:
- a CDS encoding DoxX family membrane protein gives MIAKWLRENNVAAGILTVIRVWLGYNWMTAGWGKLTGPGFDASGFLKNAVANPVKGPDGNAVYGWYVNFLESFAIPNVDIFNFIVPLGEFLVGLGLLLGTLTTAAMFFGLVMNFSFFLAGTVSHNPTDIFFGFIILAAGFNAGKYGLDRWVVPFIRKTVFKREEDITRNAA, from the coding sequence ATGATTGCAAAATGGCTAAGGGAAAACAATGTTGCTGCTGGTATACTGACTGTCATTAGGGTTTGGCTAGGATACAACTGGATGACTGCAGGTTGGGGTAAATTGACTGGCCCTGGATTTGATGCTTCTGGATTTTTGAAAAACGCCGTGGCGAACCCGGTTAAAGGCCCAGACGGAAACGCGGTTTATGGATGGTACGTGAACTTCCTTGAAAGTTTCGCAATCCCGAATGTAGACATTTTCAACTTTATCGTACCACTAGGGGAATTCCTTGTTGGTCTTGGTTTGCTTCTTGGAACTCTGACAACTGCTGCGATGTTCTTCGGTCTGGTGATGAACTTCAGTTTCTTCCTTGCCGGAACAGTATCTCATAACCCAACTGACATCTTCTTCGGATTCATCATCCTTGCCGCTGGATTCAACGCAGGTAAATACGGTTTAGACCGCTGGGTTGTTCCATTCATCCGCAAAACAGTTTTCAAGCGGGAAGAAGACATAACACGCAACGCTGCTTAA
- a CDS encoding sigma-54-dependent transcriptional regulator, with amino-acid sequence MKKTILLVEDNEKFRRLTKLTLQKEGYAVIEAETGKIAQRLMESENIDLVLLDFLLPDTTGLKLLEKWAPAFPDAVFIPCTAYGDIEDAVKAMKMGAYDYLTKPIKADELKVVIKRAFEMKHLKQENKELKQAVQQKYDLHGMIGKSPKMQEVYSLIERVAKQDITILLEGESGTGKSRGAHAVHLESTRRLGPFIKVNCAAIPSNLLESELFGYEKGAFTGAVRSQEGKCAAADKGTLFLDEIGEISLDVQAKLLQFTQDKTFTPLGTSREVFSDVRIIAATNRNLWEMVQNGEFREDLYYRLNIIGIKLPPLRERIEDIPLLVEQFLAQFEEEHSGSYSISKNLLTKLTSYPWPGNIRELQNALSRATVLSRSGQLILEDFPEEIQNHFSAKEAETSDAPIELTDDFSLPEHLEKVEKEVIETALTSENGNQARAAEALGITRQGLLYKIRKYKILRNNNDL; translated from the coding sequence ATGAAAAAAACAATCTTGTTAGTTGAAGATAATGAAAAATTCCGCCGCCTGACAAAGCTGACCTTACAGAAGGAAGGGTATGCTGTCATCGAAGCCGAAACAGGCAAAATCGCTCAAAGGCTTATGGAAAGCGAGAACATTGACCTTGTTTTACTGGATTTCCTTCTGCCAGACACGACTGGGCTAAAGCTGCTGGAAAAGTGGGCGCCTGCTTTCCCTGATGCTGTTTTCATTCCTTGTACTGCTTACGGAGATATCGAGGATGCTGTCAAAGCGATGAAAATGGGGGCTTATGACTACTTAACAAAGCCAATCAAGGCTGATGAACTAAAGGTCGTCATCAAACGGGCATTTGAAATGAAGCATTTGAAACAAGAAAACAAAGAGTTAAAGCAGGCTGTCCAGCAAAAATATGACCTTCATGGGATGATCGGCAAAAGCCCAAAAATGCAAGAGGTCTACTCGTTAATCGAAAGAGTCGCTAAGCAGGATATCACCATACTGCTAGAGGGAGAAAGCGGGACCGGGAAATCTCGCGGGGCACACGCTGTGCATCTCGAGAGCACCCGGAGGTTAGGTCCATTCATAAAAGTCAATTGCGCCGCCATCCCCTCGAACCTGTTGGAAAGCGAATTATTCGGCTACGAGAAAGGTGCTTTTACCGGTGCTGTCAGGTCCCAGGAAGGCAAATGTGCTGCTGCCGACAAAGGCACTCTATTTCTGGATGAAATTGGCGAAATCTCACTGGATGTGCAGGCAAAGCTCCTGCAATTCACCCAGGACAAGACCTTTACACCGCTCGGCACTTCCAGGGAGGTTTTTTCAGACGTTCGGATCATCGCGGCCACCAACCGAAATTTATGGGAGATGGTCCAGAATGGTGAGTTTCGCGAAGACTTGTATTACCGATTAAATATCATTGGCATCAAATTGCCTCCATTACGGGAGCGTATCGAAGACATTCCCTTGCTCGTCGAACAATTTCTGGCACAGTTTGAAGAAGAACATAGCGGCAGCTATTCAATTTCCAAAAACCTTTTAACAAAACTCACTTCCTATCCATGGCCAGGCAATATCCGTGAATTGCAAAATGCCTTATCCAGGGCAACCGTCCTCTCCCGGTCAGGACAATTGATTCTCGAAGATTTTCCTGAGGAGATCCAGAACCATTTTTCAGCAAAAGAGGCTGAAACATCTGATGCTCCTATCGAACTGACTGACGATTTTTCCTTACCGGAACATCTTGAAAAGGTTGAAAAAGAAGTGATCGAAACCGCTTTGACAAGCGAAAACGGAAACCAGGCACGTGCTGCCGAAGCACTTGGCATCACAAGGCAAGGTCTACTGTACAAGATAAGGAAATACAAAATTCTCAGAAATAACAATGACCTATAA
- a CDS encoding ATP-binding protein → MKRLYPSRLTKRFLYLTTIIIFIPLLIIFILAATSSRDIIKNQTENQAIQVTRVMSDKTSDLFNLKIQLLENIVENQAGETGKLEGVLTNLVVNDPFFKRIQIVNDEKERIVYKAPFIESDSKLNSAEASLYAELKWRRSSFVADSIAKMNGEPTLLFIVPFQSDDEAEVDGGLIAYVSLVYLQKYFKQNVIGDHGHSFLFNNEGKVLFDTNDFSKSGSLLGEYPFAREAFLDRTGVYRGELWGEDSLVAYNPVDRLPFYTATSTPLTEANAVIDSLKDILWKGFILIFLAALTLLIFSIRWIIKPIKALTQQAASYAKGGDWFVPVLEKEDEIQTLSSTMKYMAESLVSHERQLQLILESFPFGVFAINPEGFISSMNTTAGDLLNIQKEKVVGKSVSVLPLSFRNHFEQCKHVSRKFDGLEEDFIFESKGGKKIIKQSSSPLLDENDQVIGVLITFWDVTKVRQLETHIQRSEQLVAIGQMTAGLAHEVKNPLGTVQLASDLIASEIEEMTASSESEAASVQIISEAASDIQDEIQRLDHLVRRFLQFSRENKKDESVFNMKTVASETLQLLSHQFRKKQIHATLEADGEDYFVKGDKNQMIQALINLFINSIEAVSHHGQITVSMEKPNSDTIEIQIKDDGIGIPQQKIKRIFNPFFSTKQEGTGLGLWITHDIISSHNGHIEVESEMGEGTSFLISLKKHEKGDHYEKNNLVS, encoded by the coding sequence ATGAAAAGACTTTATCCATCACGATTAACCAAAAGGTTTTTATATCTTACTACCATCATCATTTTTATTCCTCTCCTGATCATATTCATTCTCGCTGCCACTTCTTCAAGAGATATCATAAAAAATCAGACTGAGAATCAGGCGATCCAGGTGACAAGGGTCATGTCCGACAAGACAAGTGACCTATTCAACCTGAAAATCCAGCTGCTGGAGAATATCGTTGAAAATCAGGCTGGAGAGACGGGTAAGTTGGAAGGCGTATTGACCAACCTCGTCGTAAATGATCCTTTCTTTAAAAGAATCCAGATTGTCAATGATGAGAAGGAAAGAATCGTCTATAAAGCTCCTTTTATCGAAAGTGATTCCAAATTGAACTCTGCTGAAGCCAGCTTGTATGCTGAGCTGAAATGGCGCCGCAGCTCTTTTGTCGCTGACTCAATCGCAAAAATGAACGGAGAGCCAACACTTTTGTTTATCGTTCCATTCCAGTCTGATGATGAAGCAGAAGTTGATGGAGGGCTGATCGCTTATGTAAGCCTTGTATATTTACAGAAGTACTTCAAGCAAAATGTCATTGGTGATCACGGCCACAGTTTTCTTTTTAACAATGAAGGAAAGGTATTGTTTGATACAAACGATTTCAGCAAGTCAGGAAGTCTGCTTGGTGAGTATCCATTTGCACGGGAGGCTTTCCTGGACCGGACTGGGGTCTACAGGGGCGAACTATGGGGTGAAGACTCCCTCGTAGCCTATAATCCTGTCGATCGTTTGCCATTTTATACAGCTACCTCCACTCCGCTTACAGAAGCAAATGCTGTCATTGATTCTTTGAAGGATATTTTATGGAAGGGCTTCATCCTGATATTTTTAGCGGCACTCACCTTGCTCATTTTCAGTATCCGCTGGATCATCAAGCCGATCAAAGCCCTCACCCAGCAGGCAGCAAGCTATGCAAAAGGCGGAGACTGGTTTGTTCCTGTACTGGAAAAAGAGGATGAGATCCAAACCTTGTCCAGTACCATGAAGTACATGGCTGAAAGCTTAGTGTCACATGAGCGCCAATTGCAGTTAATTCTGGAATCCTTCCCTTTCGGCGTCTTTGCGATCAATCCTGAAGGCTTCATCAGTTCAATGAATACAACTGCCGGTGATTTATTGAATATCCAAAAAGAAAAAGTCGTTGGAAAGTCGGTCTCTGTCCTGCCGCTGTCTTTTCGAAATCATTTTGAGCAGTGCAAGCATGTATCAAGGAAATTTGACGGGCTTGAAGAGGACTTTATTTTTGAAAGTAAAGGCGGAAAGAAAATCATCAAGCAATCCAGTTCCCCATTATTAGATGAAAATGATCAAGTCATCGGGGTACTGATCACCTTTTGGGATGTTACAAAGGTCCGGCAGCTGGAAACTCATATTCAACGTTCAGAACAACTGGTTGCAATCGGCCAGATGACTGCCGGGCTGGCCCACGAGGTAAAGAATCCACTCGGAACTGTCCAACTTGCAAGTGATCTAATCGCAAGCGAAATAGAGGAAATGACAGCTTCCAGCGAGAGTGAAGCTGCTTCCGTTCAAATCATATCCGAAGCGGCATCGGATATTCAGGATGAAATACAGCGCCTGGACCATCTCGTTAGGAGGTTCCTTCAATTCAGCAGGGAAAACAAAAAGGACGAATCTGTTTTTAACATGAAAACAGTAGCTTCCGAAACCCTTCAGCTTTTATCCCATCAGTTCAGGAAAAAGCAGATTCACGCCACTCTTGAGGCTGATGGTGAGGATTACTTTGTTAAAGGGGACAAAAACCAAATGATTCAGGCTCTCATCAATCTTTTTATCAATAGTATTGAGGCGGTTTCCCATCATGGCCAAATCACTGTTTCCATGGAAAAGCCGAATAGTGATACTATTGAAATACAGATCAAAGATGACGGAATTGGAATTCCCCAGCAGAAGATCAAACGTATCTTCAATCCCTTCTTTTCTACCAAACAAGAAGGTACTGGACTGGGGTTATGGATTACCCATGATATCATTTCTTCCCATAACGGCCATATCGAAGTAGAAAGTGAAATGGGTGAAGGAACGTCCTTCCTGATTTCATTGAAAAAGCACGAGAAAGGCGATCACTATGAAAAAAACAATCTTGTTAGTTGA
- a CDS encoding glycine betaine ABC transporter substrate-binding protein, with protein sequence MKKILSFTVLIALMVSLLSACSSEDDTSASASDKKVVVGAKNFTEQFVLSKILAIYLKENGFEVEEKNNMASQVVRQALENKQVDLYWEYTGTSLVNYNKLDPLSDSVEAYEKVKEVDKENGLVWLDQSPLNNTYTLMMREEKAKELGIESISDLAAYLNDGNKLSLGADAEFATRPDGIKGVEKAYGFKFGSSNIKKMDVGLFYQALRDGQVDVATGFSTDSRIKAFNLVNLVDDKNFFPAYNAGITIHEKTLEKYPELEELLKPLAEKINTETMTDLNYQVDIEEKSETEVARTWLTENGLIEE encoded by the coding sequence ATGAAAAAGATTTTATCATTTACCGTATTAATCGCTTTAATGGTTTCACTGCTCTCCGCTTGCAGCAGTGAAGATGACACATCCGCTTCTGCTTCAGACAAAAAGGTTGTCGTCGGTGCAAAAAACTTCACGGAACAATTCGTCCTTTCGAAAATCCTGGCCATCTATTTAAAGGAAAATGGCTTCGAGGTTGAGGAGAAAAACAATATGGCAAGCCAGGTTGTCCGACAGGCATTGGAGAATAAGCAGGTAGACCTTTACTGGGAATATACAGGAACCAGTCTCGTAAACTACAACAAGCTTGATCCTCTTTCCGATTCAGTGGAAGCTTATGAAAAAGTAAAGGAAGTAGACAAAGAAAACGGCCTTGTTTGGCTTGATCAGTCACCATTAAACAATACGTACACATTGATGATGAGAGAAGAAAAAGCAAAAGAACTCGGTATTGAATCAATCAGCGATCTAGCAGCCTACTTGAATGACGGCAACAAATTGTCTTTAGGTGCCGACGCTGAGTTCGCGACACGTCCTGATGGAATCAAGGGTGTGGAAAAAGCTTATGGATTCAAGTTTGGTTCTTCCAACATTAAAAAAATGGACGTTGGCCTATTTTATCAGGCCCTAAGAGACGGACAAGTTGATGTGGCTACAGGCTTCTCAACCGACAGCCGCATCAAAGCTTTCAATCTCGTAAACCTTGTAGATGACAAAAACTTCTTCCCTGCCTACAATGCGGGAATCACCATTCATGAAAAAACGCTTGAAAAGTATCCTGAATTAGAAGAACTTCTCAAGCCTTTAGCTGAAAAAATCAACACAGAAACAATGACGGACCTAAACTATCAAGTCGATATTGAAGAAAAAAGTGAAACAGAAGTTGCCAGAACATGGCTGACAGAAAACGGCTTAATTGAAGAGTAA
- a CDS encoding ABC transporter permease translates to MKNKRFVSFVIKLILFTLVGSFFAWSFKSGYYQLIMDDAEGFIFLLKQHINMVLLSSLLAILLAIPMGILVTRPKFQKLQWLFMNTANLGQTIPSLAILALAMTWMGIGFKPAVFALFLYSLLPILRNTVAGIKSIDPDLLDAAKGIGYTPAQILLKIELPNAAYPIMAGIRTAVVINIGTAALAYLVGGGGLGDWIFTGIMMRDNSYLLSGAIPVTLLALLADQLIRFIEKLVISKGLRQTVTVSD, encoded by the coding sequence ATGAAGAATAAACGTTTTGTATCTTTTGTCATCAAGCTGATCCTCTTCACCCTTGTCGGGAGCTTTTTCGCCTGGTCGTTCAAGTCAGGTTATTATCAGCTGATCATGGACGACGCGGAAGGATTTATCTTTCTATTGAAGCAGCATATCAACATGGTGCTCCTGTCCTCACTGCTGGCAATACTGCTTGCGATTCCGATGGGAATACTGGTTACGAGACCTAAATTCCAAAAGCTCCAATGGCTATTTATGAATACTGCCAATCTTGGGCAGACGATTCCAAGTCTTGCGATACTGGCATTGGCGATGACCTGGATGGGGATCGGTTTTAAACCGGCAGTCTTTGCTCTGTTTCTTTATTCCTTGCTGCCGATTTTACGGAATACTGTAGCTGGAATCAAATCGATTGATCCTGACCTGCTGGATGCAGCGAAAGGAATCGGCTATACACCTGCCCAAATTCTATTGAAAATTGAGCTGCCTAACGCTGCCTACCCTATTATGGCAGGCATCCGGACAGCAGTGGTCATCAATATCGGAACAGCTGCTTTAGCCTATCTGGTTGGCGGCGGCGGATTAGGTGACTGGATTTTCACGGGAATCATGATGAGAGATAACTCTTATCTCCTATCTGGGGCAATCCCGGTTACTTTGCTCGCTCTATTGGCAGATCAATTAATCAGGTTCATTGAAAAACTCGTTATTTCTAAAGGGTTAAGACAAACAGTGACAGTTTCAGATTAA
- a CDS encoding ABC transporter ATP-binding protein, whose protein sequence is MIKFDQVTKVYGDKVKAVDNVSFDVPEGNIVVFLGPSGCGKTTTLRMVNRLESITDGKIFVNETDVNSLNDIELRRNIGYVIQHNGLFPNMTIEDNVMAVPNLLGWDRKKKTDRYKYLMDLVGLNPDEYRKRYPHELSGGQQQRIGIARAMAADPPVMLMDEPFGALDPVIRTRIQNEFLQIQKEVKKTILFVSHDIDEAIKMGDGIAIFKEGKLMQYDSPSELLAHPKNEFVREFVGKDRALKSLSLHTVKDLISERMLRKVDGPEKANKKTVSVETNLRDALSILLNQEADQLVVQANNKLVGAMQIDDVEAYLHQHIK, encoded by the coding sequence ATGATTAAGTTTGATCAAGTCACCAAAGTGTACGGAGATAAAGTGAAAGCTGTTGATAATGTAAGCTTTGATGTACCTGAGGGCAATATCGTCGTTTTCCTGGGGCCATCTGGCTGCGGAAAGACGACAACACTAAGAATGGTAAACAGGCTAGAATCGATTACCGATGGCAAAATTTTCGTCAATGAAACAGATGTGAATTCCTTGAATGACATCGAGCTGAGACGGAATATCGGCTATGTCATCCAGCATAACGGCCTGTTCCCTAATATGACGATTGAAGATAATGTGATGGCTGTCCCAAATTTATTAGGCTGGGACCGAAAAAAGAAAACAGACAGGTATAAATACTTAATGGATCTGGTCGGCCTGAATCCAGATGAATACCGGAAGCGTTACCCGCATGAACTTTCAGGAGGACAACAGCAAAGGATCGGTATCGCCCGGGCGATGGCTGCAGACCCTCCTGTCATGTTGATGGATGAGCCGTTCGGGGCACTGGATCCCGTCATCCGCACACGAATTCAAAATGAATTTTTGCAAATTCAGAAGGAAGTAAAAAAGACGATTCTTTTTGTCAGCCATGATATTGATGAAGCCATCAAAATGGGAGACGGAATCGCGATTTTCAAAGAAGGAAAACTGATGCAATATGATTCTCCAAGCGAACTGCTTGCCCATCCAAAGAATGAGTTTGTCCGTGAATTCGTCGGCAAGGACCGCGCATTGAAGAGTTTAAGCCTTCATACCGTGAAGGATTTGATTTCTGAACGGATGCTGCGAAAGGTGGACGGACCGGAGAAAGCCAACAAAAAGACGGTTTCAGTTGAAACGAATCTAAGGGATGCCTTATCTATCCTGCTCAACCAGGAAGCTGATCAGCTTGTCGTCCAGGCAAACAATAAGCTTGTTGGTGCGATGCAAATTGATGATGTAGAGGCGTATTTGCATCAGCATATTAAGTAA
- a CDS encoding ABC transporter permease: protein MSDLLNYIIENQASIWTYSAEHLQLVGLSILIAIAIGLPLGIYLTTNEELAETVLQVANIIMTIPSIALFGIMIPILSIINQGIGFVPAVIALILYSQLPIIRNTYVAINNVDPNIRDAAIGLGMSTTQRLLRVEIPNALPIIMAGVRQAVVMNIGIGAIAAFIGAGGLGVLINQGISRSNTTMVLAGAIAISILAIVTDGLLGILQKRMTPKGFQK, encoded by the coding sequence ATGAGTGATTTATTGAACTACATAATAGAAAACCAGGCTTCGATTTGGACGTATAGTGCCGAGCATTTGCAGCTTGTAGGTTTGTCCATATTGATTGCCATAGCAATCGGGCTTCCCCTTGGGATTTATCTTACAACGAACGAAGAACTGGCTGAGACCGTTCTCCAGGTGGCGAATATCATCATGACGATTCCGAGTATCGCGCTTTTTGGAATCATGATTCCAATTCTGTCGATTATCAATCAGGGAATTGGCTTTGTTCCAGCAGTAATCGCGCTAATTTTATATTCGCAGCTGCCGATCATCCGTAATACATATGTAGCCATCAATAATGTCGATCCCAATATTCGTGATGCCGCCATCGGGCTGGGAATGAGTACAACGCAGCGTCTTCTGCGAGTTGAAATTCCAAATGCCCTTCCTATCATCATGGCAGGAGTCAGGCAGGCCGTTGTCATGAATATCGGAATCGGCGCAATTGCAGCGTTTATCGGAGCTGGTGGTCTTGGTGTATTGATTAACCAGGGGATTTCAAGATCGAACACAACCATGGTACTGGCAGGAGCCATAGCCATTTCTATCCTGGCGATTGTGACAGACGGACTATTGGGGATTCTCCAAAAGCGTATGACTCCAAAAGGTTTTCAAAAATAA
- a CDS encoding GNAT family N-acetyltransferase yields the protein MKKIHKPWIKLKGNIDAGDYETINKLEELCIQHDQTALKLELDYKLGVSIDSSKGVQDINEFMYYDGDVLIGYMGISSFGGPWEVNGMVDPAYRRQGVFRKLFELVMAEWKRRGSGSMLLLSDRNSESGQKFIATVGAQYKHSEYEMFLKKENPAATSDKLAGIAFRKATNADAKEIARQNAIYFNDEEDASSDGMILPEEEEASAEDMILPEEEEIRSEDMVLSEEKEIRSDCMVLPKEEEVSTDDMILPEEEEKRGMTSYLVEKEGQIIGKVNLQLTSKLGAIFGLGVLPEHRRKGYGRALLLLAIEKLKEAEAQEIMLQVAAENSNALNLYKSCGFEETSTMDYFELK from the coding sequence GTGAAAAAAATACATAAACCATGGATTAAACTGAAGGGAAATATCGATGCGGGAGATTATGAAACAATTAATAAGCTTGAGGAGCTCTGCATTCAACATGACCAGACTGCATTGAAGCTGGAGCTTGATTACAAGCTCGGGGTCAGCATTGACAGCAGCAAAGGTGTTCAGGATATAAATGAGTTCATGTACTATGACGGCGATGTGCTGATTGGCTATATGGGGATTTCGAGTTTCGGCGGTCCGTGGGAAGTGAACGGTATGGTGGATCCTGCTTACCGGCGCCAGGGTGTTTTTAGGAAATTGTTCGAGCTTGTAATGGCAGAATGGAAGCGCAGAGGTTCTGGCAGCATGCTGCTGTTGAGTGACCGTAACTCAGAATCAGGGCAGAAATTCATTGCTACAGTTGGTGCTCAGTACAAGCATTCGGAGTATGAGATGTTTTTGAAAAAAGAGAATCCTGCCGCTACTTCAGATAAGTTGGCAGGCATTGCTTTCAGGAAAGCGACGAATGCAGATGCGAAAGAAATCGCCCGGCAGAATGCGATTTATTTTAACGATGAAGAGGATGCCAGTTCCGATGGCATGATTTTGCCAGAGGAAGAGGAAGCCAGTGCGGAAGACATGATTTTGCCAGAGGAAGAGGAAATCAGATCGGAGGACATGGTTTTATCTGAGGAAAAGGAAATCAGATCGGATTGCATGGTTTTGCCAAAGGAAGAGGAAGTCAGTACGGATGACATGATTCTGCCAGAGGAAGAAGAAAAGCGCGGGATGACTTCTTATCTTGTTGAAAAAGAAGGGCAAATCATCGGGAAAGTGAATCTGCAGCTGACATCGAAGCTCGGTGCCATCTTTGGTCTCGGCGTGCTGCCGGAGCACCGCCGTAAAGGATATGGGAGGGCGCTTCTTTTGCTGGCCATCGAAAAGCTGAAGGAAGCCGAAGCACAGGAGATCATGCTGCAGGTTGCGGCGGAAAACTCGAATGCGCTTAACCTTTATAAGTCATGCGGTTTTGAAGAGACATCTACGATGGATTATTTTGAGCTGAAGTAA
- a CDS encoding YceI family protein — MAKFAVDQAHSAVGFEVKHMMVSKVKGQFGSYTADVEAADLTDLTTASIAFKIDVASIDTRNEDRENHLKSADFFDVENYPTIDFKSTSITRDGDDYKVTGDLTIKDVTKPVTFDVEYGGKGTNPWGVEVYGFEAAAKVNREEFGLTWNAPLETGGVLVGKDIKIKVELEVNPVA; from the coding sequence ATGGCTAAATTTGCAGTAGATCAGGCGCACTCAGCAGTAGGATTTGAAGTGAAACACATGATGGTTTCAAAGGTAAAGGGACAATTCGGCTCTTATACAGCTGATGTTGAAGCAGCGGACCTAACAGATTTAACAACAGCTTCAATCGCATTCAAAATTGACGTAGCAAGCATCGACACACGTAACGAAGACCGCGAAAACCACTTGAAATCAGCAGATTTCTTCGATGTGGAAAACTATCCAACAATCGATTTCAAATCCACAAGCATCACTCGCGATGGCGATGATTACAAAGTAACTGGCGACCTGACAATCAAGGACGTAACAAAGCCAGTGACATTTGACGTGGAATACGGCGGCAAAGGCACAAACCCATGGGGCGTGGAAGTATACGGATTCGAAGCAGCAGCAAAAGTAAACCGTGAAGAATTCGGCCTGACATGGAATGCCCCACTTGAAACAGGCGGCGTACTCGTCGGAAAAGACATCAAGATCAAAGTAGAACTAGAAGTAAATCCAGTTGCATAA
- a CDS encoding MFS transporter: protein MIRLLWTLSIAQFLAMQVWFNFSAVMPVVEKEWDLSSTESGIIVAFFHIGYVAAVFFYSFLSDRYNPKYSFMYGALIAGVSGILFSVLAQGFWSALLLRFISGVGIAGIYVPGMKIVAQTSSDRARGTAMGLFVGSLVVGSGFSLLVSGLFINLVGWKGVILITSCSAILAASLIYFSRIPENIHIHNQRLSMALLKRVLTRKNLLVNISYTGHCWELYAMWAWIGPFMVYYFQTHDVSNAISVGNFIGAFVVMIGGIASFIGGRMSDTFGRLKSIKLFIYISIACSLAIGWLTPASMWILLPIVFIYGFTIIADSPIYNTMITEISNPEITGIALGIQSVLGFSATIFSPMIFGILLDYFNWGVAFTTIGVMTIITPICISFLKKRLSEEIEADIRGTDIL, encoded by the coding sequence ATGATTCGTCTTTTATGGACTCTGTCGATAGCTCAATTTCTGGCGATGCAGGTGTGGTTTAATTTTTCGGCGGTTATGCCTGTAGTCGAAAAAGAATGGGATTTATCCTCGACGGAATCTGGGATTATCGTGGCGTTTTTTCATATAGGCTATGTGGCGGCGGTGTTTTTTTACAGTTTTTTGAGTGATCGTTATAATCCGAAATACTCGTTTATGTACGGTGCGTTGATTGCTGGGGTCTCAGGTATTCTTTTTAGTGTTCTGGCACAAGGGTTTTGGTCTGCGTTATTGTTAAGATTCATTTCGGGTGTCGGGATTGCGGGGATTTATGTGCCGGGAATGAAGATTGTTGCACAGACTTCGAGCGATCGGGCACGGGGGACGGCTATGGGATTATTTGTTGGCTCATTAGTAGTCGGTTCGGGATTCTCCCTCCTGGTTTCTGGCTTGTTCATTAATCTGGTGGGCTGGAAAGGTGTCATTCTCATAACTTCTTGCTCTGCAATCCTCGCGGCTTCGTTAATTTATTTTTCGAGGATTCCGGAAAATATCCATATCCATAATCAGCGTTTAAGCATGGCATTGTTAAAACGTGTTCTCACGAGGAAAAACCTGCTGGTGAACATCAGTTACACTGGGCATTGCTGGGAATTATATGCGATGTGGGCGTGGATAGGTCCTTTTATGGTGTATTACTTCCAGACTCATGATGTCTCGAATGCGATTTCAGTTGGCAATTTTATCGGAGCATTTGTTGTGATGATTGGCGGGATTGCCAGTTTCATTGGCGGCAGAATGTCTGATACTTTCGGTCGGTTAAAATCGATCAAGTTGTTTATCTATATAAGTATTGCCTGTTCACTGGCGATTGGCTGGCTGACACCTGCGAGCATGTGGATTTTGCTCCCGATAGTATTCATATATGGATTTACGATTATCGCTGATTCCCCCATCTACAACACGATGATTACGGAGATATCCAATCCGGAAATAACAGGGATCGCCCTCGGAATCCAATCTGTGCTGGGGTTCAGTGCAACGATTTTTTCACCCATGATTTTTGGGATTCTGCTTGATTACTTTAATTGGGGTGTCGCATTTACGACCATTGGCGTTATGACAATCATTACACCAATTTGCATTTCATTTTTAAAGAAGCGGTTGAGTGAGGAGATCGAGGCTGATATTCGAGGGACGGATATACTTTAG